The proteins below come from a single Mytilus edulis chromosome 5, xbMytEdul2.2, whole genome shotgun sequence genomic window:
- the LOC139525514 gene encoding uncharacterized protein yields the protein MSQKDQGTPSTGESSKPGILGSIMKEVKHAGREVEKGLNWAGNQIDHSVKQCETGKILETFQTNNVVQLVSRASGHSLQIVQSSETKKPVLDGCGKEGPQASNTLWTVVNEGKNQVRLHNNNNYIAIVNGITQLVNMPPGTMHGEETKIQLHQSDQFVTMESCKTVAQYVGVLDDGQLKSALATHRNDTHAMFGVRLISTPYDGAPGKQ from the exons ATGTCACAGAAAGACCAAGGAACACCATCTACAGGTGAATCATCCAAA CCAGGAATTTTGGGATCAATCATGAAAGAAGTGAAGCATGCAGGCAGAGAGGTAGAAAAAGGTCTGAATTGGGCTGGTAACCAGATTGACCATTCTGTCAAACAGTGTGAGACTGGAAAAATACTT gAAACATTCCAGACTAATAATGTTGTACAGCTAGTATCCCGTGCCAGCGGACACTCACTACAGATTGTGCAGTCGTCAGAAACTAAAAAACCAGTCCTTGATGGATGTGGTAAAGAGGGACCTCAGGCTTCTAACA cTTTATGGACTGTTGTAAATGAGGGCAAAAACCAAGTTCGTCTCCATAACAACAATAACTACATTGCTATCGTCAACGGTATAACACAGCTAGTAAACATG CCACCAGGTACAATGCATGGAGAAGAAACAAAAATCCAGTTACATCAGAGTGATCAGTTTGTAACTATGGAATCATGTAAAACTGTGGCACAGTATGTTGGTGTATTAGACGATGGACAACTGAAGTCTGCATTGGCTACACACAGAAATGACactcatgctatgtttggtgttAGACTCATA TCTACACCCTATGACGGAGCACCTGGTAAACAGTAA
- the LOC139525512 gene encoding uncharacterized protein, translating into MAQKGPPPPYQYQGPPAGQASNTTIYVNQQPQTRVIHKSSPGLFGSIMKEVNSVGREVEKGLNWAGNQIDHAVKQCETGNILQTFQTNNVVQLVSRASGRSLQIVMSPTQQLVIDGCGAEGPQAFNTLWTVVNESNNQVRLHNNNNYIAIVNGLTQLVHMPPGTMHGAETKIQLHQTNQFVTLASCKTVTQHVGVLENGQLKSALATHRNDTHAMFGVRLISTPYAGAPAKR; encoded by the exons ATGGCACAGAAAGGACCTCCACCACCATATCAGTACCAAGGACCACCAGCTGGTCAAGCATCCAAT ACAACAATATATGTTAACCAGCAGCCACAAACAAGAGTTATACATAAATCATCT CCAGGTTTGTTCGGATCAATCATGAAAGAAGTGAACAGTGTAGGCAGGGAGGTAGAAAAAGGTCTGAATTGGGCTGGTAACCAGATAGACCATGCTGTCAAGCAGTGTGAGACTGGAAATATTCTA CAAACATTCCAGACAAACAATGTAGTACAGTTAGTATCAAGAGCCAGTGGAAGATCACTACAGATTGTTATGTCACCAACACAACAGTTAGTCATTGATGGATGTGGGGCAGAGGGACCTCAGGCTTTTAATA cttTATGGACTGTTGTTAATGAGAGTAACAACCAAGTTCGTCTCCATAACAACAATAACTACATTGCTATTGTCAATGGTTTAACACAGCTAGTTCACATG CCACCAGGTACAATGCACGGAGCAGAAACAAAAATCCAGTTACATCAGACCAATCAGTTTGTTACCCTAGCATCATGTAAAACTGTGACACAACATGTTGGTGTACTAGAAAATGGACAATTGAAGTCTGCTTTAGCCACACATAGAAATGACACTCATGCCATGTTTGGTGTTAGATTGATT TCGACACCTTATGCTGGAGCACCTGCCAAACGATAA